Proteins encoded by one window of Nicotiana tabacum cultivar K326 chromosome 10, ASM71507v2, whole genome shotgun sequence:
- the LOC107807900 gene encoding PAN domain-containing protein At5g03700-like, translated as MEIVNSVTRLKVTHIFLISIFFTNFYWFNIGAESTKELFKGFKATPDSHISTFQPLLTDSTGNYSLSFLRVEKDQLTLSIIHVPSSESIWVANLTRFARWDDPTELFFNGSLVLSDSRSGVFWSTHTNGDRVWLSNTSNLQVQKVDSGMRLNSVLWQSFDFPSDTLVENQNFTNKMTLVSSNGLYSMSLGFDFFGLYAKSKDEAGSVSGPGRIYWKHKALEAKADVIEGQGPIYAVLKSDGFFGMYQNESVPVDVESFNSFQQPVSGVRRIRVEPDGNLKGYFWAGSSWILDYQAIKETCELPNPCGIYGLCQPGKGCSCLDNSTDYNSGRCVSPENQDSGDFCGVYDHKKYKGFSRNGVELPNKELMTYQKMVSFQECQSTCEGNCTCWGVVYTNTSGFCYILDYPIQSLVGVGDESKMGYFKVREGVGKDKVEVGLGVGIGLLCGAILVFGGVIGLGLYRYRKRKRGVTGYVEEDGMVVGPYKEMRNASFRSIELSER; from the coding sequence ATGGAAATAGTTAACTCAGTAACTCGTTTGAAGGTAACTCATATTTTCTTGATTTCCAtttttttcacaaatttttactGGTTTAATATTGGAGCTGAATCTACCAAAGAGCTTTTCAAAGGATTTAAAGCAACCCCAGATTCTCATATTTCAACTTTTCAACCTCTTCTTACTGATTCTACTGGTAATTACTCATTGAGTTTTCTCCGAGTTGAAAAAGATCAACTCACTCTTTCTATTATTCATGTTCCATCTTCTGAGTCAATATGGGTTGCTAACTTGACCCGTTTTGCAAGATGGGATGACCCGACTGAGTTGTTCTTCAATGGCAGTCTTGTGTTGTCGGATTCTCGTTCAGGGGTATTTTGGTCAACTCATACTAATGGAGACCGTGTTTGGCTTTCAAATACgtcaaatttgcaagttcaaaaggTTGATAGTGGAATGAGGTTAAATTCTGTTTTGTGGCAAAGTTTTGATTTTCCCTCAGATACCCTTGTGGAAAATCAAAATTTCACAAATAAAATGACTTTGGTTTCGTCCAATGGGCTTTATTCCATGAGTTTGGGCTTTGATTTTTTCGGGTTGTATGCCAAGTCCAAGGACGAAGCGGGTTCGGTTTCGGGTCCGGGTCGGATCTATTGGAAGCACAAGGCATTAGAAGCAAAAGCTGATGTTATTGAAGGTCAAGGACCAATTTATGCTGTATTAAAGTCAGATGGTTTTTTTGGTATGTACCAAAATGAGTCAGTTCCAGTTGATGTAGAATCTTTTAACAGTTTTCAACAACCCGTATCCGGTGTCCGTCGGATCCGGGTCGAACCGGATGGGAATTTGAAAGGATATTTTTGGGCCGGGTCAAGTTGGATATTGGACTACCAAGCAATAAAGGAAACATGTGAATTGCCTAATCCTTGTGGTATATATGGACTCTGTCAACCGGGCAAAGGTTGTTCTTGTCTAGACAATAGTACGGATTACAACTCCGGCCGGTGTGTCTCGCCGGAAAATCAAGATTCCGGCGACTTTTGTGGGGTTTATGATCATAAAAAGTAcaagggtttttcaagaaatggTGTTGAATTGCCTAATAAGGAGTTAATGACTTACCAAAAAATGGTTTCTTTTCAAGAATGTCAAAGTACATGTGAAGGAAATTGTACATGTTGGGGTGTGGTGTATACTAATACATCTGGATTTTGCTACATACTAGACTACCCCATACAAAGTTTAGTAGGAGTAGGGGATGAATCCAAGATGGGATATTTCAAAGTGAGGGAAGGTGTAGGGAAAGATAAGGTGGAGGTGGGGTTAGGGGTAGGGATAGGGTTATTATGTGGGGCCATATTGGTATTTGGTGGGGTCATAGGGTTAGGGTTGTATAGAtataggaaaagaaaaagaggtgTGACTGGATATGTAGAAGAAGATGGAATGGTAGTTGGACCATACAAAGAAATGAGAAATGCAAGTTTTAGGTCAATTGAACTAAGTGAAAGATGA